One Candidatus Hydrogenedentota bacterium genomic region harbors:
- a CDS encoding transposase family protein — translation MDADIVAVSPSTVYRTLKGEGLLGRRDVKPSLKGTGFVQPLRPHQEWHIDVTYVNLSGTFYYLCSVLDGFSRYIVHWEIREAMKETDVELIVQKALEAFPGVHPKLISDNGPQFIAKDFKEFIRLAGMTHVRTSPYYPQSNGKQERMQGTVKRECIREKCPRTVEEARRWVGEYIERYNTQRLHSAIGYVTPLDMIAGRQAQIHAERDRKLEAAREQRRQTRQLNPLPVAV, via the coding sequence ATGGACGCGGATATTGTGGCGGTGTCGCCCAGCACGGTATACCGCACGCTCAAGGGCGAGGGGCTCTTGGGCCGGCGCGACGTGAAGCCGTCCCTGAAGGGCACGGGCTTCGTGCAGCCCTTGCGGCCGCACCAGGAGTGGCACATCGACGTGACGTACGTGAACCTGAGCGGGACCTTCTACTACCTGTGTAGCGTCTTGGACGGCTTCAGCCGCTACATCGTGCATTGGGAGATCCGCGAGGCCATGAAGGAGACGGACGTGGAGCTGATTGTGCAGAAGGCGCTGGAGGCCTTCCCCGGCGTCCATCCCAAACTCATCAGCGACAACGGGCCGCAATTCATCGCCAAGGATTTCAAGGAGTTCATCCGCCTGGCGGGCATGACCCACGTGCGGACCAGCCCGTATTACCCGCAATCGAACGGAAAGCAGGAGCGGATGCAGGGCACGGTGAAACGCGAATGCATCCGCGAGAAATGCCCGCGTACCGTAGAGGAAGCGCGGCGCTGGGTGGGCGAGTACATCGAGCGTTACAACACCCAACGCCTGCATTCCGCCATTGGCTACGTGACGCCCTTGGACATGATCGCGGGGCGACAGGCCCAGATTCACGCCGAGCGCGACCGCAAACTCGAAGCGGCCCGGGAACAACGCCGCCAGACACGACAGTTGAATCCGCTTCCCGTCGCGGTATAA